The Nitratidesulfovibrio sp. SRB-5 genomic sequence GTGGGCCCCCGGTGGAAGGTGCTTGAGGGAGAAACCTGGAAGGACAAGGCGGAACTTGTTTCCTGCTGGATCGAAGAGGCGTTGGCCGCGGGCGGAGCGCCGCGACCGTTGGAGGGGACGGCATGAGCCGACCGAAGGTGTGCGTGTTTCTGGCCACCGCCACTCTGGGCGGCATGGGGAAGGCCCTGGTGCAGTTTCTGCGCACCGGGGGGCTCGACCTGTGTGATCCCGTGGTGGTGGCCTACTCCTTCGGCGAACCGTGCGAGACGGAGTTCACGTCGGCCATCCGGGATTCGGGCGCGACCATGGCCTGCCTGTACCAGCGCTGGCGCTACGATCCGACGCTGGTGGCGCAGGCGTTGCGGATCGTGCGCGAGAGCCGGTGCGCCATGCTTGAGTCGCATGGCTACAAGAGCCATGTGGTGTGCGCCTGCCTGCACCTGCTGACCGGTTTGCCGTGGGTGGCCTTCGTGCATGGCTGGACTGCGGAAAGCTGGAAGATCCGGGCGTACCGGATGCTGGACCAGCTGGTGCTGCCCCTGGCCACGCGAGTGGTGGCGGTTTCGGAATCGCTGGGCAACCAGTTGTGGGCAGGGGCGCGACGCCGGATGGTGGTCATCCCCAACGCGGCGGATCCGGAAGAATTCGAGGGAACGCCCGGACGAGACATCCGGAAGGAATGCGGCATTCCGGAAAACGCCATCGTGGCCGGGGTGGTGGGGCGCCTGAGCCCGGAAAAGGGGCAGCTGCACTTTCTTCGTGCACTGGCCCTTGCGCGGGTGAGGCAGCCCGCCTTGCAGGGCATTCTGGCGGGCGACGGCCCGGATGCGATGTCGCTGCGCGAAGAGGCGCGGCGGCTGGGTCTGGACGGTTTCGTCCACTTCCTTGGGCACGTGGCGGAACCGTTGAGCGTGTACAGGGCGCTGGACATGGCCGTGCTGCCGTCGCTCAGCGAGGGGATGCCGCTGGCCGCGCTGGAGGCCATGATGTGCTCCCTGCCC encodes the following:
- a CDS encoding glycosyltransferase family 4 protein → MSRPKVCVFLATATLGGMGKALVQFLRTGGLDLCDPVVVAYSFGEPCETEFTSAIRDSGATMACLYQRWRYDPTLVAQALRIVRESRCAMLESHGYKSHVVCACLHLLTGLPWVAFVHGWTAESWKIRAYRMLDQLVLPLATRVVAVSESLGNQLWAGARRRMVVIPNAADPEEFEGTPGRDIRKECGIPENAIVAGVVGRLSPEKGQLHFLRALALARVRQPALQGILAGDGPDAMSLREEARRLGLDGFVHFLGHVAEPLSVYRALDMAVLPSLSEGMPLAALEAMMCSLPVVATRVGGVPEVVQDGRTGALVPAADAERLADAVTGLADDPALRARYGEAGRERVMECFTPGRRAEHIVHLYQHLTSAVRA